A window of the Lactuca sativa cultivar Salinas chromosome 5, Lsat_Salinas_v11, whole genome shotgun sequence genome harbors these coding sequences:
- the LOC111877603 gene encoding E3 ubiquitin-protein ligase MBR2 — protein sequence MQRQRSIFDTFPETVDLNQGPNHGMNESDEHNIRLSPTERRLLSNDLSGELNFNCENTNDHHNSRSFSSWDVGESSSRPNEQDSRFKERQLDPTNTQFHSTPNHIPMDVNLNLEYGGNSNSSGNDGGQGFRFMNLYKSGTPEMESDEHEHEHEHEHEPDCSFGNWGLSCKRKALEGTSSSSASQPSPVVNSPSAFTPPIATESSRRYNGIRDSGSGPFNISSTGTPGNSLPFRRLPHSEYLGQPSRGPILTPPNSSQPLNVQPPLVQVPGMPRNLIPFSRNGNSSRNNEQNSYFGPSNETRNMVQDPTNWSLATGRSSNNGGNNYRNDPVWIPHHVSSSGTHGQQRLTELPPWTLFPSSEVESVGHRGHFPILPSGSSSSSEENVLPSRGRHRQHFLRSGPLMEVPGDEWQAFASDIEGRHRLVSEMRQILNALRRGESLRAEDYMLFDPFINGVSELHDRHRDMRLDVDNMSYEELLALEERIGDVKTGLSEEVIMKSMKQRKHISFMAISTQNLEPCCICREEYINGDNIGSLECGHDFHTSCIKQWLSQKNLCPICKMTGLST from the exons ATGCAACGTCAAAGGAGTATCTTTGATACCTTCCCTGAAACCGTTGATCTTAACCAGGGTCCTAATCATGGTATGAACGAGTCTGATGAACACAACATCAGGTTATCCCCCACTGAAAGACGCCTCTTAAGTAATGATCTTTCTGGTGAACTAAATTTCAATTGTGAAAACACAAATGATCACCATAACTCTCGAAGTTTCAGTAGCTGGGATGTAGGCGAATCAAGCTCTAGACCCAATGAAcaagattcaagatttaaagAACGACAATTGGATCCAACAAATACTCAATTCCATTCCACTCCTAATCACATTCCGATGGATGTAAATCTGAATCTTGAATATGGGGGTAATAGTAATAGTAGTGGAAATGATGGTGGACAGGGCTTCAGATTCATGAATCTTTACAAATCGGGTACTCCTGAAATGGAGTCTgatgaacatgaacatgaacatgaacatgagCATGAACCAGATTGTTCTTTTGGGAATTGGGGTCTCTCTTGTAAAAGAAAAGCATTAGAAGGTACTTCTTCCAGCAGTGCAAGTCAACCTTCACCAGTGGTCAACTCTCCAAGTGCCTTTACTCCTCCAATTGCAACCGAGAGCTCACGAAGATACAATGGAATCAGAGATTCCGGTTCCGGACCTTTTAACATATCATCAACTGGAACCCCTGGAAACTCATTGCCTTTTAGACGACTTCCACATAGTGAATATCTTGGTCAACCGTCTAGAGGACCAATTTTGACTCCTCCCAATTCTAGTCAACCCTTAAATGTTCAACCACCTTTAGTTCAAGTTCCTGGAATGCCAAGAAACTTAATTCCCTTTTCAAGAAATGGAAATTCATCAAGAAACAATGAGCAAAATTCTTACTTTGGTCCTTCAAATGAGACAAGAAATATGGTGCAAGATCCCACCAATTGGAGCTTAGCAACTGGGAGATCAAGCAATAATGGAGGTAATAATTACAGAAATGACCCTGTTTGGATACCTCATCATGTAAGCTCTTCTGGGACACATGGTCAGCAAAGGTTGACCGAgcttcctccttggactcttttCCCTTCTTCTGAGGTCGAGTCTGTGGGCCATAGAGGTCATTTTCCCATTTTGCCCTCgggatcttcttcttcctcggagGAGAATGTGCTACCTAGCCGGGGGCGTCATCGTCAACATTTTTTAAGGTCGGGACCTTTGATGGAGGTGCCTGGTGATGAGTGGCAGGCTTTTGCTTCTGATATTGAGGGAAGGCATAGGCTGGTTTCTGAG ATGCGTCAGATTTTGAATGCATTGCGAAGAGGTGAAAGCTTACGAGCTGAG GATTACATGCTCTTTGATCCATTTATAAACGGGGTTTCTGAGCTACATGACAGGCACAGAGATATGAGGCTAGATGTTGATAACATGTCTTATGAG GAACTTTTGGCACTTGAAGAACGTATAGGAGATGTGAAAACTGGATTGAGTGAAGAAGTTATCATGAAATCAATGAAACAGAGAAAACACATATCTTTCATGGCTATATCAACCCAAAATTTGGAGCCATGTTGCATATGTCGG GAAGAATATATTAATGGAGATAATATTGGGAGTTTGGAATGTGGACATGATTTCCACACAAGTTGCATTAAGCAGTGGCTTTCACAGAAAAATCTATGCCCTATTTGCAAGATGACTGGCCTTTctacttga